Below is a genomic region from Raphanus sativus cultivar WK10039 chromosome 4, ASM80110v3, whole genome shotgun sequence.
ataattactgttaaaatatttttttgtaactatagttttaaataaaaattatctttggcattgtaaatttattttaaagcgcgaaaaactttttttgtatcTTTATGGAATGGAGTAAATAGTAGAAAACATTCgtgtttctatatattaaattattaatgctGAAGTACAAAAAGGAATTAACCCTTAGacttgcacaaaaattacatacCCATGCCATTAACAACACaattttgtcatttttttttacttaaatttcATGATATAACATTAAATTTCGGCTTACAAATCATTAATGCCCCAGATCACTCTTAAATGACGTATTTAAATATCCATGTAGCTTAGATTTTGCATATAAAATATGtgacaattaaaaaataaaatcaacaaaGAATATTCCAAAAACATTCCAAAAACTACTGCTAAATTTacgataattaaaaaaaaatcaacaaagaatattttttttcctaattctACGCAGTCAGCATTTAATAAGTCACGAAATTCGTCACTTGCGGCCATTAGCGAGACCGATGGTGCACTGTCAACTCGGGTCGGGCATAACAGCCAGCTTTTGGCACGACAATTGGACTTCCTTTGGTCCCCTTATTGAGCTGGTGGGAGACAGAGGACCTCAGATAACCGGTATACACATTGATGCGGTGGTATCTGAAGCGTTGAATGGAGATGGGTGGAGGCTAGATAGCATGCGCAGTAGAAGTCCCACAATTACTCTGTTGAGAGCCTGCCTTCCTAATGCTCAAGAAGTCATAAATTCGGAAGTGGATGATACCTTTGTTTGGATCCCTGAGCCTGGAAGAGGAGATGGGAGCTTCTCAGCTAGTTCAACTTGGAGGGCATTGCACCATTACCCAACAGTAGTATATTGGCATAAAGCCGTGTGGTTCACGGGGAGGGTGCCTAAACACGCCTTTATTTCTTGGCTAGCTGCGAGAGATCGTTTGACTACAAGGGATAGAATGTTGAGTTGGGGTCTGACGGTCCCTGCAAACTGTGTCCTGTGCGCTTCACATTCCGAGTCAAGGGATCATTTGTTCTTTGACTGCACCTATAGCACACAGGTTTGGACTTTCTTTGTCAATAGATTGCATATCTCCCCTCCACAGGGATTTGAAGCAATTCTGAGATGGTTGACTGCTCCGTCAAGAGACGCTAACGTGACTCTATTGGTGAGATTGATCTTTCAAGCAGTTTTGTATTTGCTTTGGAAAGAAAGAAATGGTAGAGTCCATTCATCGGTGGAGAAGTCGCCGGGTGCAATCATATCTGAGGTCAAGCATCTTATCCGGCTCAGATTGGATCCTATAGCTCGCAGACAGGTTTTGGCGCCAGGAGAGTTCTCAGTGCTAGCGGTGTGGCTTCAAAGTTTTGACTGATTTCTTTGATGCAGATTTTGGTCCTTGACTGCTTGCCTTCTGCAGGTTCGGTTAAAGGTAGTGGTTTGGGCCGTCTAGGCTTTTAGTATTTTCTATTGCGTTTTTTTAGTTGTTGGCCCGGGTCTTGGGTTTGTAATAaggtttttattaataaatggaaatttaaaaaaaaaaaaaaaaaaaaaaagaagtcacGAAATTCTCTCTACAAAAACTTaccatatacaaaaatatagaatttaattATCGTAGTTATATTGCTTCTCTCCGTTAAAACTTGGTTGGCaagttttagttatttataatttttaccaACAAAGAATATTccaaaaaatttatattgttatcattttgaagatatatttatattattatcatctATCTTATCTTATAATCAATTCATGTATTGTTATCAGCAAAGAATAGTTTTTCACAAAGACATGTAATCATCTATCTTATCAATTCATACATTagtggtttatattttaaaaaatttaaatcaaaatgcgttacatattttgaaaaatttagatagttattgtttttttttgacaacaatgaaACTAAACTATTATCTACGCTAActaaaagttattaattttttcatagttctatattcaaatttatgtttcctaaatatattatgcatatcttgattgttttttttttggggttacTTTTACAATTGGTTTTCATTGTTGCTATcggaaataatttttaaaataaaatctattaaaaataaatccaaaTTACAGATTTTAGAGTTTCTTATTTAATAAACCCCAAAAATCTACACTAAATGCTCTAATATTATACAGTTTATGTTAAGTTTACCAAGTAAATCACAAATTCGGTTtgtctaaataatatatttgttttcaaaaatctcaataatatatttgaactttatacttaactttaaaacaaaatatttgtattatgatttaataaaacCCACAAGTATACTTTAACCTCTAATACTTTActgtttaatttattaaataaattaaataaaagtacagtaaaagaaaaacacaatctCATAGTTTATAAATGAAGGTTAATCACATTGAACAAGACACACCAAAGTGAaacttgaaaaaatatattaatctacAACACAATAAGTATAAACAATTAAATTTATCGAATTTTGAAAAGTTAAaacatatgattaaaaaaacaaacatctgCGCGGACGCACGGGTCAAAAGCTAGTTTTTAGTATTAAAAACTTACACAATGACAAATGGAAAATAACGTTAGTAAAAGAAATGATGGCACACCTTTCTTAaccaaaaaatcatatacaacaCCATGTTTCTTTTCAAAATCTTAATATCAAAAGCTGATTTTGCAATGCATTCAGGATTAtttaccccccccccccccccccccctcctcaACAAAAAATGAGATGCCTCTCTAAATCTTTTTCTTTGCGTGTGTGACCAACCAACCTGCTTCTACAGCATTGTCCCGAGTAGTTTCTTCTACTTGCTCTCTCTCCATCAAGGATTCACGTTACAGTCAGTCAAGAATCCATCTTCCCTATTCAGATGCTCTCTCCAATAGCTTTTGTACTGTGGGATTCCCATCTCTAGCCACGGCTTCATGTTCCCATTGTAGTGCAAGGTCGCTGCGTTTTTTATACTTTGGGGTTTGATGTAGTAGTCATGACCAAGCCCTGATAGGGCCCATTTATCGTCAAGAGCATAAACTTTGTCTTGAAACGTAAGCAAGCTTGCTTTCAATGCAATTGCTTCTCTCGATTCACCTCCACCACTCATCTGCCACACACCAAAACAAGACATAAGCATAAAGAATCACCCAATTTCTCTTTCAGGTTCTTTCAGAAAACTGACCTGTTTGTAAAATTCCCGGTAGGTTTCTGAAACTCCCAGTTCCCTCCATCTAGCAAGATCAATGACATTCAATCCAGACATCCAGAGACAAGCGTTAGCATCGAAACTCCTTCTCTTGAGACTCTTTAGCTGACCCAATCTCACAGAGCACGACTTCACAGCGCCATTCACTTTTCCTTCCATATCAAGCTCCCATAGGGGAGACAAGTCTCGCTGGACTACAACGTCGTGATCCAGAACCACAACCTTTTCCAGCttgtgaaatattttcgaaagAAGATAGTGAGATTGAGAGAAACTGGATAAGTAGTGTGTTCTATTCCCTTGTGACGCCAAACTGTTTTCACCACCTGTGAAGGAGACACGGAACTCTGTAGGCAAGGAGAGTTTCACATCTGAGTTACCAAGCTCCATCTTTTCAATGTTCAACACTTGAATAGCTGCTTGTTTGCAGGGATTCCTGATAAACCATTGTTTCATCGCAAAGTAGTTCTGCTCGTCTGTCACTACGTGGAAAACGAAGTTTTTACTTTCCTGAAACATCAACAATCAACCAGATATAAGGGCTCTGTGACTGCatgaacaagaaagaaaaataaacagtCAGTGAAGCAAACTGGATTTACTACATACCCTTGCGTGTACAACCGTTGAGTTGATCACAACGGAAGATGCAAGTATACTGTCGGAGATGATAACAAAGTGAAGCAATGAGGGATCTGAAAATTTCTCACTATTCTCAATATCAACTGAACCTGACTTGAAATGTTCAACAGTTAGCCTCATTGACAAGCAATGAAGACTCTTAGGCATTGTCTGCACGGCAAGCTGGTAGAGGAACACGCTCTGTTTCATGTGGAAACTTGCTTCATCCTCAGTCAAATCCAATATCTGTCTCAGTTTCTTGTCAACATTGTTACAGTCGACCGGAAAAGCCTTTGCCTTTGCAATTACAGCTTCCATCTTCTGAAACTTTTTATCAACTCTGGTAGAACAGTGGAAAAGAGATAAGGAAAATTAGCAGAGGGGTCTACACATACAAGCTTCTCCTGAAAGAGATAAAACCACATCCATTGCATCTCTCCTAGAACTAACTGTCAGTACGAACATGCTTAAACTCAAAACTGGTACAGAACTTACTGTGGTGGAAGGTCACCATCTGCTGAAGTTTCACTAAGAATACGCTCAAACTCTTGGATGTTCTGTTTCATATCCCGAGTCAACTTGTTTTGAGAAGGTATTTTAGCAATACTCGGATAGTATGCCCTGGCCACAAATAGCAAGTCCTTCATGTGCTTCACCTTAGCATCTTTCATCGGTTCCTTATTTTCCTCCCTCCAGAGACAGTAGCTCCCGTATTTTACTTGACAAGTTCTCT
It encodes:
- the LOC108850998 gene encoding uncharacterized protein LOC108850998, whose translation is MVHCQLGSGITASFWHDNWTSFGPLIELVGDRGPQITGIHIDAVVSEALNGDGWRLDSMRSRSPTITLLRACLPNAQEVINSEVDDTFVWIPEPGRGDGSFSASSTWRALHHYPTVVYWHKAVWFTGRVPKHAFISWLAARDRLTTRDRMLSWGLTVPANCVLCASHSESRDHLFFDCTYSTQVWTFFVNRLHISPPQGFEAILRWLTAPSRDANVTLLVRLIFQAVLYLLWKERNGRVHSSVEKSPGAIISEVKHLIRLRLDPIARRQVLAPGEFSVLAVWLQSFD
- the LOC108854630 gene encoding probable galacturonosyltransferase 7; translated protein: MKGGGGGGGGGGGGKRRWKVLVIGVMVLVILSMLVPLAFLLGLHNTFHSPGPVVTVQPSSLFNSFSRINATKHSQRDISDRVDAVLQKLNPVPPEKRDVNEGSRDMMNRTIIRDSKKKGVPVSPPLVANPSPANKTKTEVSYKGGQRAIVSVDESQRTCQVKYGSYCLWREENKEPMKDAKVKHMKDLLFVARAYYPSIAKIPSQNKLTRDMKQNIQEFERILSETSADGDLPPQVDKKFQKMEAVIAKAKAFPVDCNNVDKKLRQILDLTEDEASFHMKQSVFLYQLAVQTMPKSLHCLSMRLTVEHFKSGSVDIENSEKFSDPSLLHFVIISDSILASSVVINSTVVHARESKNFVFHVVTDEQNYFAMKQWFIRNPCKQAAIQVLNIEKMELGNSDVKLSLPTEFRVSFTGGENSLASQGNRTHYLSSFSQSHYLLSKIFHKLEKVVVLDHDVVVQRDLSPLWELDMEGKVNGAVKSCSVRLGQLKSLKRRSFDANACLWMSGLNVIDLARWRELGVSETYREFYKQMSGGGESREAIALKASLLTFQDKVYALDDKWALSGLGHDYYIKPQSIKNAATLHYNGNMKPWLEMGIPQYKSYWREHLNREDGFLTDCNVNP